The following proteins come from a genomic window of Salvia hispanica cultivar TCC Black 2014 chromosome 4, UniMelb_Shisp_WGS_1.0, whole genome shotgun sequence:
- the LOC125221829 gene encoding protein FLUORESCENT IN BLUE LIGHT, chloroplastic, translating into MKQGILTLSPCQWPHTLSRVSHSSLKIPKNPKPNSFFKIFASINGIAGASTGEDKVLLLPENDLKERVVLRLPATSIIVTNAILFANPFQALAETCEADNSVFNMNMPLLLFFSLIGATVGGLLARQRRGELLRLNEQLRQINSALRRQAKIESYAPGLSYAPSGRIAENEIIVDSRKQDLISRLKNGKNFLRNQDPGRAFSEFKAALELAENLEDPIEAKKAARGLGASLQRQGKYRDAIKYHSMVLEISQKEGEESGNTEAYGAIADCYTELGDLEKAAKYYDQYIARLQSD; encoded by the exons ATGAAGCAAGGGATTCTGACATTGAGCCCTTGTCAATGGCCTCACACTCTCTCTAGGGTTTCTCACTCATCTCTCAAGATACCGAAAAACCCCAAGCCCAACTCCTTTTTCAAAATCTTTGCTTCGATCAATGGCATTGCAGGTGCTTCTACCGGAGAAGATAAAGTTCTTCTGCTACCGGAAAACGATCTCAAG GAGAGAGTGGTCTTGAGGCTTCCAGCAACATCAATCATAGTCACCAATGCCATATTGTTTGCCAATCCTTTTCAAGCACTAGCTGAAACATGTGAAGCTGACAATTCTGTTTTCAACATGAATATGCCATTGttgcttttcttttccctCATTGGGGCAACTGTTGGAG GGCTTCTTGCACGGCAGAGGAGAGGTGAGCTACTTAGGTTGAATGAACAGCTGCGCCAGATCAACTCCGCGCTGAGAAGGCAGGCTAAGATTGAATCTTATGCGCCCGGTTTGAGTTATGCTCCTAGCGGCCGCATTGCGGAGAACGAAATCATTGTTGATTCAAGGAAGCAAGATTTGATTTCCCGTCTCAAAAATGGGAAGAATTTCCTAAGGAATCAGGACCCCGGGAGGGCGTTTTCTGAGTTCAAGGCGGCACTTGAGCTTGCTGAGAATCTCGAAGATCCAATTGAAGCAAAAAAGGCTGCAAGGGGCTTAG GGGCGTCGCTGCAAAGGCAGGGAAAGTATAGGGATGCCATCAAGTACCACTCCATGGTTTTGGAAATCTCGCAAAAGGAAGGAGAGGAGTCTGGAAATACAGAAGCATACGGTGCTATAGCTGATTGTTACACTGAGCTTGGAGATCTGGAGAAAGCTGCAAAATACTATGATCAGTATATTGCGAGGTTACAGTCCGACTGA
- the LOC125221753 gene encoding protein NRT1/ PTR FAMILY 5.5-like — MKSAVRISALLWADILVLYALFEMQDYLTEVWGLSFTHAAGILNIWNGISLVLQPLFLFAVSTFLGNFYMLVISSSSYTLGIWLLFMSAPPVLANATGTCKEYEQECISNTHKSLLYTGMALIAVGVAGNNVSVLSFLREQRENKSRGAVIGYLKIPGMAMVAIVGLAGAIALPYIKPWTYRFGIPAVCTTIAGIAFLTGLRFCTFDFPDPNRKRIENLGRMFTLRMLPMWLTFLVCGIISSTGNTYFVEQAKNLDRHLGSWEVPTQILLLAQTYLGILLAYLANFRGHGVVKAKILGVVCCIAAAGVERRRLGVVRSEGLLDKPEDDVPMSVYWLLFQFALLGGMDKLLEESVAEFDEEDKPSTDGDEDKPRTDGDKPPTDDNEADPKELKKRCIQIFSKGVSGLGFMCGVLLVYVVGKISARGDHPNWFQFSLNRSHLDRYYWVLAVLSGGSLVLYVVVRKCCSCLGR; from the exons ATGAAGAGCGCCGTCAGAATATCTG CATTGTTGTGGGCTGACATATTAGTGCTCTACGCCTTGTTTGAGATGCAAGATTATCTCACTGAAGTTTGGGGGCTAAGTTTCACCCACGCTGCTGGAATCCTCAACATCTGGAATGGAATCTCTCTGGTTCTCCAACCTCTCTTCCTCTTTGCCGTCAGCACTTTTCTCGGAAATTTCTACATGCTCGTGATCTCTAGCTCGTCATACACTCTG GGAATCTGGCTTCTGTTTATGTCAGCTCCTCCGGTTCTTGCCAATGCAACAGGCACGTGCAAGGAATACGAGCAGGAATGCATAAGCAACACACACAAGTCTCTCCTCTACACGGGGATGGCGTTAATAGCTGTGGGAGTAGCTGGCAACAACGTGTCCGTGCTATCATTTCTCAGAGAGCAACGGGAAAATAAATCTAGGGGTGCGGTGATAGGTTATTTGAAGATACCAGGTATGGCTATGGTGGCTATTGTAGGCTTAGCAGGAGCCATCGCGCTCCCTTACATAAAACCATGGACCTACCGGTTTGGAATACCAGCGGTCTGCACTACTATTGCTGGCATAGCCTTTCTGACCGGTTTACGTTTTTGCACGTTCGATTTCCCGGATCCAAATAGGAAGCGGATAGAAAACTTGGGAAGAATGTTTACCCTCCGTATGTTACCAATGTGGCTGACCTTCTTGGTGTGCGGGATCATTTCATCAACGGGAAACACTTACTTTGTGGAGCAAGCAAAGAACCTGGACCGGCACCTCGGATCATGGGAGGTTCCTACTCAGATTCTGCTGCTTGCTCAGACTTATTTAGGCATATTGCTGGCATATTTGGCAAACTTCAGAGGACACGGGGTTGTAAAGGCGAAGATATTGGGTGTCGTGTGCTGCATCGCGGCTGCAGGGGTGGAGAGGAGGAGACTTGGGGTTGTTAGAAGCGAGGGGTTGTTGGATAAACCGGAGGACGATGTCCCAATGAGCGTGTATTGGTTGTTGTTCCAGTTCGCGCTGCTGGGAGGAATGGACAAGTTGTTAGAGGAGAGCGTTGCAGAGTTTGATGAAGAAGACAAACCATCTACAGATGGAGACGAAGACAAACCACGTACAGATGGAGACAAACCACCTACAGATGACAATGAAGCTGATcccaaggagttgaagaaacGATGCATTCAGATCTTTAGTAAAGGGGTGTCTGGGCTGGGGTTCATGTGTGGTGTGCTCTTGGTTTATGTTGTGGGGAAAATAAGTGCAAGGGGAGACCATCCCAACTGGTTCCAGTTCAGCTTGAACCGGAGTCATTTGGACCGCTATTATTGGGTACTCGCGGTTTTGAGTGGTGGCAGTTTAGTCCTATACGTCGTCGTTCGCAAGTGTTGCTCCTGTTTGGGGCGGTga
- the LOC125221751 gene encoding protein NRT1/ PTR FAMILY 5.5-like, which yields MADEKKSFVRISALLWADVLVAYALFVMQNYLTDVWGLSLIHAALILNIWNGVYRILPLFFLYLVDKYLGYLKLLVFTSLAYAAGITMVAVSTPPLANATGTCKRYEPECVGRAQKDILIAGLALVAVGVAGNLVSLLPYLKKKSDGTSANVYQIIGLIGVVVVPIVGAIALPYIRPPTLKFGIPAICTVVGTFLFLTGFSKYTDDDPSRNSPLFNVFRVFVAASLKIFRSHPVSNKDYHGYEIGKKKFTTTRCLGGLHKAAIILPGEVPPTGKSWTLCTVEQVEEAKIAVRMVPMWMTFIVCGVVAAIGDTYFVEQAGKLNRNIGRIKLPIQVLLLVRRSTKDWLGGKVTEFLKKFKTDWAPSCGIAAGMLCSILCCISAALVERKRLDVVRSDGLLDQPDKQIKMSIYWLVFQFVLLGGLEAFLENSVSVYYRDQSPESVAVANYLVNFIRGVTGLGYMCSALSVYVVGKISEKGGRTNWFQHTLNRSRLDNYYWVLAGLSSVNMVVFVFVASFYRYKKPEECRRTPDAGGGYTDPYNEGDQNRTCCCFC from the exons ATGGCGGATGAGAAGAAGAGCTTTGTGAGAATTAGTG CTCTGCTATGGGCAGACGTGCTGGTGGCTTACGCCCTCTTCGTCATGCAAAACTATCTCACTGATGTCTGGGGGCTCAGCTTGATCCACGCTGCTCTCATCTTGAACATTTGGAACGGAGTTTATCGGATACTACCACTCTTCTTCCTCTACTTGGTCGACAAATACCTCGGCTATTTGAAGCTTCTTGTCTTCACTAGCTTAGCCTATGCTGCA GGGATCACCATGGTGGCTGTGTCAACTCCTCCCCTCGCAAACGCAACTGGCACGTGCAAACGATACGAGCCAGAATGCGTGGGCCGCGCTCAGAAGGACATCCTCATCGCTGGCTTGGCCTTGGTAGCTGTTGGAGTGGCCGGTAATCTTGTCTCGCTATTACCTTACCTGAAGAAGAAAAGCGACGGAACTAGTGCTAACGTATATCAGATAATTGGCCTAATTGGGGTGGTGGTTGTGCCTATAGTCGGAGCCATTGCTCTTCCATACATCAGACCACCAACTCTCAAGTTTGGGATCCCAGCCATCTGCACTGTCGTCGGCACCTTCCTTTTCCTCACCGGTTTCTCCAAATACACCGATGATGATCCCTCGCGTAACAGCCCTCTCTTCAATGTTTTCAGAGTGTTCGTCGCAGCCTCACTCAAGATCTTCCGTTCCCACCCAGTCAGCAACAAGGATTATCACGGCTACGAGATAGGGAAGAAAAAATTCACAACCACAAGGTGCCTCGGGGGTTTGCATAAGGCCGCCATAATATTGCCCGGTGAAGTTCCCCCCACTGGGAAGAGCTGGACACTCTGCACCGTGGAGCAAGTGGAAGAGGCCAAGATTGCAGTGCGGATGGTCCCAATGTGGATGACTTTCATAGTTTGTGGCGTTGTGGCCGCCATTGGAGACACTTACTTTGTCGAACAAGCAGGCAAGCTCAACCGCAACATAGGGAGAATAAAGCTGCCTATTCAAGTACTTCTACTAGTAAGAAGGTCAACAAAAGATTGGCTAGGCGGCAAGGTGACAGAATTCCTGAAGAAATTTAAAACAGACTGGGCGCCCTCGTGTGGGATAGCAGCGGGGATGCTATGTTCGATCCTGTGTTGTATAAGTGCAGCTTTGGTGGAGAGAAAGAGGCTTGATGTTGTGAGAAGCGATGGTTTGCTGGATCAGCCGGATAAGCAGATCAAGATGAGTATTTATTGGCTGGTTTTCCAGTTTGTCTTGTTAGGAGGATTAGAAGCTTTTTTGGAGAATAGTGTGAGTGTATACTACAGAGATCAGTCGCCTGAATCAGTCGCAGTCGCAAACTACCTGGTGAACTTCATTCGAGGGGTGACCGGTTTGGGATACATGTGCAGTGCGCTTTCCGTGTATGTTGTGGGGAAGATAAGCGAGAAGGGAGGGAGGACAAACTGGTTTCAGCATACCTTGAACCGGAGTCGACTGGACAACTACTACTGGGTGCTGGCGGGTTTGAGTTCGGTGAATATGgtcgtgtttgtgtttgtggcGTCGTTCTATAGGTACAAGAAGCCGGAAGAATGTAGGAGAACGCCTGACGCAGGTGGTGGTTACACGGATCCATATAACGAAGGCGATCAGAATAGAACATGTTGTTGCTTCTGTTGA